From Streptomyces griseorubiginosus, one genomic window encodes:
- a CDS encoding FAD-dependent oxidoreductase, producing the protein MNTDVLVVGAGPTGLALGIDLARRGVDALVVEKADRLFPGSRGKGLQPRTMEVFDDLGVLDAIHAVGGTYPVGMIWQDGERVGEHRMFDPVEVTDDAPYNAPWMVPQWRTQEVLFARLEELGGRVAFGREAVGLEQDAEGVTVRFTTGPDIRARYLVAADGGRSVVRRALGIGMTGETVDPNPMLVADVRITGLDRDNWHVFPPRGEGAGYLAICPLAGTEDFQVVAQFPEGTRVDLSPDAIREVVAARSHLAPESVTEVRWASDFRPRAALADAFRSGRVFLAGDAAHVHSPAGGQGLNTSVQDAYNLGWKLGAVLRSGAPATLLDTYEEERRPVAAHMLGISTGVHRGEVRRGDATRQLGLGYRDSSLTEETRTAPAGLRAGDRAPDGKLAGVRLFDAFRGPHWTLVAVGVEAPDVPEPVRVVAGDEQPSYGKGLFLVRPDGYVGWAGEDPAQLAGYLGRGITR; encoded by the coding sequence ATGAACACGGACGTACTGGTCGTCGGCGCCGGCCCCACCGGTCTCGCCCTCGGCATCGACCTCGCCCGGCGGGGCGTGGACGCGCTGGTCGTGGAGAAGGCGGACCGGCTCTTCCCGGGCTCGCGCGGCAAGGGCCTCCAGCCGCGCACCATGGAGGTCTTCGACGACCTCGGCGTGCTCGACGCGATCCACGCCGTCGGGGGCACGTACCCGGTCGGGATGATCTGGCAGGACGGCGAGCGGGTGGGCGAGCACCGGATGTTCGACCCGGTCGAGGTGACGGACGACGCACCGTACAACGCGCCGTGGATGGTGCCGCAGTGGCGCACCCAGGAGGTGCTGTTCGCCCGCCTCGAGGAACTGGGCGGGCGGGTGGCCTTCGGGCGGGAGGCCGTGGGCCTCGAACAGGACGCCGAGGGCGTGACCGTACGCTTCACGACCGGCCCCGACATCCGCGCCCGCTATCTCGTCGCCGCCGACGGCGGCCGCTCGGTCGTGCGCCGGGCCCTCGGCATCGGCATGACCGGGGAGACCGTGGACCCGAACCCGATGCTCGTCGCGGACGTCCGCATCACGGGCCTGGACCGGGACAACTGGCACGTCTTCCCACCGCGCGGCGAGGGCGCCGGCTACCTCGCGATCTGCCCGCTGGCCGGCACCGAGGACTTCCAGGTCGTGGCGCAGTTCCCGGAGGGCACGCGGGTGGACCTCTCCCCCGACGCGATCCGCGAGGTCGTCGCGGCCCGTTCCCACCTCGCCCCCGAGTCCGTCACGGAGGTCCGCTGGGCCTCCGACTTCCGGCCCCGCGCGGCCCTCGCGGACGCCTTCCGCTCCGGCCGGGTCTTCCTCGCGGGCGACGCGGCCCACGTCCACTCCCCGGCGGGCGGCCAGGGCCTGAACACGAGCGTCCAGGACGCCTACAACCTGGGCTGGAAGCTGGGCGCGGTCCTGCGGTCCGGGGCCCCGGCCACCCTGCTGGACACCTACGAGGAGGAGCGCCGGCCCGTCGCCGCGCACATGCTCGGCATCTCGACGGGCGTGCACCGCGGGGAGGTCCGCCGCGGGGACGCGACCCGTCAGCTCGGCCTGGGATACCGGGACTCGTCCCTCACCGAGGAGACCCGCACGGCACCGGCCGGGCTCCGCGCGGGCGACCGCGCCCCCGACGGCAAGCTGGCCGGCGTACGCCTCTTCGACGCCTTCCGGGGCCCGCACTGGACGCTGGTGGCGGTCGGCGTCGAGGCACCCGACGTGCCGGAGCCGGTGCGGGTGGTCGCCGGTGACGAGCAGCCGTCGTACGGGAAGGGGCTGTTCCTGGTGCGTCCGGACGGCTATGTGGGCTGGGCGGGCGAGGACCCCGCGCAGCTGGCGGGCTACCTGGGCCGGGGGATCACGCGCTAG
- a CDS encoding acyl-CoA mutase large subunit family protein, with product MTRESESGLPIEPVYGPEALEGWDPSEKLGTPGAYPFTRGVYPSMYTGRPWTMRQYAGFGTAVESNARYRQLIAHGTTGLSVAFDLPTQMGHDSDAPIAHGEVGKVGVAIDSVEDMRVLFGGIPLDQVSTSMTINAPAALLLLLYQLVAEEQGVSADRLTGTIQNDVLKEYIARGTYIFPPKPSLRLTADIFKYCGAEIPKWNTISISGYHMAEAGASPAQEIAFTLADGIEYVRTAVAAGMDVDDFAPRLSFFFVARTTILEEVAKFRAARRIWARVMREDFGAKNPKSLMLRFHTQTAGVQLTAQQPEVNLVRVAVQGLAAVLGGTQSLHTNSFDEAIALPTDKSARLALRTQQVLAYETDVTATVDPFAGSYVVEKMTDDVEAAALDLMRKVEDLGGAVAAIEHGFQKGEIERNAYRIAQETDSGERIVVGVNRFQLDAEEPYEPLRVDPAIESQQTERLARLRAERDPAAVNSALAALKKAAEGEDNVLYPMKDALRARATVGEVCDALREVWGTYVPSDAF from the coding sequence ATGACGCGTGAGTCGGAGTCCGGACTGCCCATCGAACCCGTCTACGGTCCCGAGGCCCTGGAGGGCTGGGACCCGTCGGAGAAGCTCGGTACGCCGGGCGCGTACCCCTTCACGCGGGGCGTGTACCCCTCGATGTACACCGGCCGCCCCTGGACGATGCGCCAGTACGCCGGTTTCGGCACCGCCGTGGAGTCCAACGCCCGTTACCGGCAGCTGATCGCCCACGGCACCACGGGCCTGTCGGTCGCCTTCGACCTGCCCACCCAGATGGGCCACGACTCCGACGCCCCGATCGCGCACGGCGAGGTCGGCAAGGTCGGCGTCGCCATCGACTCGGTCGAGGACATGCGGGTGCTGTTCGGGGGCATCCCGCTGGACCAGGTGTCGACCTCGATGACGATCAACGCTCCCGCCGCGCTCCTCCTGCTCCTGTACCAACTGGTGGCGGAGGAGCAGGGAGTGAGCGCGGACCGCCTGACCGGCACGATCCAGAACGACGTGTTGAAGGAGTACATCGCGCGCGGGACGTACATCTTCCCGCCGAAGCCCTCGCTCCGTCTGACCGCCGACATCTTCAAGTACTGCGGGGCCGAGATCCCGAAGTGGAACACCATCTCGATCTCCGGCTACCACATGGCGGAGGCCGGCGCCTCACCCGCGCAGGAGATCGCCTTCACCCTGGCCGACGGCATCGAGTACGTCCGTACGGCCGTGGCCGCCGGCATGGACGTCGACGACTTCGCGCCCCGCCTCTCCTTCTTCTTCGTCGCCCGTACGACGATCCTGGAGGAGGTCGCCAAGTTCCGTGCCGCCCGCCGGATCTGGGCGCGGGTGATGCGCGAGGACTTCGGTGCGAAGAACCCCAAGTCCCTGATGCTGCGCTTCCACACCCAGACCGCGGGCGTCCAGCTGACGGCCCAGCAGCCGGAGGTCAACCTGGTCCGGGTGGCCGTGCAGGGCCTGGCCGCGGTCCTCGGCGGCACCCAGTCCCTGCACACCAACTCCTTCGACGAGGCCATCGCACTGCCGACGGACAAGAGCGCGCGGCTGGCGCTGCGCACTCAGCAGGTCCTCGCCTACGAGACCGACGTGACCGCGACGGTCGACCCGTTCGCCGGCTCGTACGTCGTCGAGAAGATGACCGACGACGTCGAGGCGGCCGCGCTGGACCTGATGCGGAAGGTCGAGGACCTCGGCGGCGCGGTCGCCGCGATCGAGCACGGCTTCCAGAAGGGCGAGATCGAACGCAACGCCTACCGCATCGCCCAGGAGACCGACTCCGGCGAACGGATCGTGGTCGGCGTCAACCGCTTCCAACTGGACGCGGAGGAGCCGTACGAGCCCCTCCGCGTCGACCCGGCCATCGAGTCCCAGCAGACCGAACGCCTCGCCCGCCTCCGGGCCGAACGCGACCCCGCGGCGGTGAACTCGGCCCTCGCGGCCCTGAAGAAGGCGGCCGAGGGCGAGGACAACGTCCTCTACCCGATGAAGGACGCCCTCAGGGCCCGGGCGACGGTCGGCGAGGTCTGCGACGCACTGCGCGAGGTGTGGGGCACCTACGTACCCTCGGACGCGTTCTGA
- the leuE gene encoding leucine efflux protein LeuE has protein sequence MFGVIDLPTYLAGLVLIVLLPGPNSLYVVSVAARRGVRAGYTAAAGVWCGDAVLMTLSAAGVASLLQANAVLFGIVKYAGAGYLTWLAVGMLRAAWGLWRSRRSPVAEAEVPDAGPGERPYRRALVISLFNPKAILFFVAFFVQFVDPAYAYPAISFVVLGAFAQLASFLYLTALIFGGTKLADAFRRRRLLSAGATSAAGALFLGFAVKLSLASA, from the coding sequence ATGTTCGGTGTCATAGACCTCCCCACCTACCTGGCAGGCCTGGTCCTGATCGTCCTGCTGCCCGGGCCCAACTCGCTCTACGTCGTCTCCGTCGCCGCGCGGCGGGGAGTGCGGGCCGGGTACACCGCCGCGGCCGGGGTGTGGTGCGGGGACGCCGTGCTGATGACGCTGTCCGCCGCCGGGGTCGCCTCGCTGCTCCAGGCCAACGCCGTGCTGTTCGGGATCGTGAAGTACGCGGGCGCCGGGTATCTGACGTGGCTCGCGGTGGGGATGCTGCGGGCCGCGTGGGGGCTGTGGCGCTCGCGGCGCTCGCCGGTGGCCGAGGCGGAGGTCCCCGACGCCGGTCCGGGGGAGCGGCCGTACCGCAGGGCCCTGGTGATCAGCCTGTTCAACCCCAAGGCGATCCTGTTCTTCGTCGCCTTCTTCGTGCAGTTCGTCGATCCCGCGTACGCCTACCCGGCGATCTCCTTCGTCGTCCTGGGCGCCTTCGCCCAGCTGGCCAGCTTCCTGTACCTCACCGCCCTGATCTTCGGCGGGACGAAGCTGGCCGACGCGTTCCGTCGGCGCCGGCTGCTGTCCGCGGGGGCGACCTCGGCGGCGGGCGCGCTGTTCCTCGGCTTCGCGGTGAAGCTGTCGCTCGCTAGCGCGTGA
- a CDS encoding L,D-transpeptidase family protein — MRTTGMGRGFAALLVLAMACGCTVQGTGEDGGDGKRHLPVRIEVPQRSTPPPASPADGDPDDPKAGSAPPSTSAAPAAVLWSRGDSGRGVRELQARLRQVAWLYDGPTGSYDDLTERAVKGFQGKRGLPRTGKTDTVTWQRLKAMTHEPGKWELYLMGGQPADAPDPRCLTGRVLCISKTSRTLRWMIDGRTLTTVSVRFGSVGTPTREGVFSVYWKSRHHVSTLYDSPMPYAMFFSGGQAVHYSADFAARGYAGASHGCVNVRDEAAIANLFAQVRNGDKVVVHW; from the coding sequence ATGCGTACTACGGGCATGGGGCGAGGGTTCGCGGCACTGCTGGTCCTGGCGATGGCCTGCGGCTGCACGGTGCAGGGCACAGGCGAGGACGGCGGCGACGGCAAGCGGCATCTGCCGGTGCGGATCGAGGTGCCCCAGCGCAGTACGCCACCGCCGGCGTCCCCGGCGGACGGCGACCCGGACGATCCGAAGGCCGGCTCGGCACCTCCGAGCACCTCCGCCGCGCCCGCCGCCGTGCTGTGGTCGCGCGGCGACTCCGGGCGCGGCGTGCGGGAGCTCCAGGCCCGGCTGCGGCAGGTCGCGTGGCTCTACGACGGCCCGACGGGGTCGTACGACGATCTCACCGAGCGGGCCGTGAAGGGGTTCCAGGGCAAGCGCGGTCTGCCGAGGACCGGGAAGACCGACACGGTCACCTGGCAGCGGCTGAAGGCCATGACGCACGAGCCGGGCAAGTGGGAGCTGTACCTGATGGGCGGACAGCCGGCCGACGCGCCGGACCCGCGCTGTCTGACCGGGCGGGTGCTGTGCATCAGCAAGACCAGCCGGACCCTGCGCTGGATGATCGACGGACGGACACTGACCACCGTGTCGGTCCGTTTCGGCTCGGTGGGCACACCGACCCGTGAGGGTGTGTTCAGCGTCTACTGGAAGTCACGGCACCATGTGTCGACGCTCTACGACTCCCCCATGCCCTACGCGATGTTCTTCAGCGGCGGCCAGGCGGTGCACTACTCGGCGGACTTCGCGGCCCGCGGCTACGCGGGCGCCTCGCACGGCTGCGTCAACGTACGGGACGAGGCGGCGATCGCGAACCTGTTCGCCCAGGTGCGGAACGGCGACAAGGTCGTCGTCCACTGGTGA